The stretch of DNA ttaaggccttgttcgttTTGGCCGGAACGGTCCGAAATCTGGCCCGTTCCCCCCGGATTGAATAGGCCCGGTTCCAAGTCAGGCCGGATCAAGAATTGTTGTTCGGTTAGATTTGGCCCGTATCGAAAACTAGTCAATCCGGACCATTTTCGTCTCAATTCGGTCCGAAATGAAATCGGAACCTCATCGGCCCGGTTCTAGTGGCCACTTAATCCTGGCTTGGATAGGATATGGGCCTGGCACCAATACAGGTGCTGccgaacaaggcctaagattatCAAGGATCAAAGTCCCGCTTGCTCTTTGAATGTCTAGTATAAAAAAGCAGGTAGGAGACTTCCCTGCCGACTTGTTTTTAAAAAAAGCCTGGCATGAAAGTGCACCTGCTCTCGACCAAATAATCGGGCCAAATATTGCCTATAAACATACTGTAAAGCTCAAACTATATATAGAAAGATACTTATCAACTTTGGTTGTCAACAATCAGCTAAACTTATCAACTGTGTGCTAGTTCCAATTATAAATTCAGAAGTGGTGACTGTTTTGtaactttattttttttcaaggGGACTGTTTTGTAACTGCTGACTTTTGCAcaggaagaagatgatgatcaaAAAAGAGAAGAGGAGATTCGGCCTAAGGATAGGAGTGATGTTTCAAATGGATAccaaattaaataaaaaaataataaaaaattatTAATTTAGTTTATTAAATTGAATTAGAGAAGAACCACACCATCCCCATCCTTAATTCGGCCTTGGCCACACCAGTCACCACTCACTCACTCAGCCTGTCAACAGGCGACGGCTTTTCAGTGGGCCGGCCCAGTCCGGCCCCACAGTAGCACTGGCGGCTCCGTCGAGCACCCCGCCGCTGGTCAAAAACCCCCGAACGCCCGTCGGCAGAGCCCAGTGGGTAAACCCTCTCCTCCGCAGTCCTACTCGGCTACTCCTACCCGCGCGGCCGCCGCCGACCCGCGCCCTcgcagctctccccctccgcttCTCCTCCTCACCAGGAATGGCGTCGGCGGGATTCCCCTCCCGAATCGCCGGTAAGCCGCGGCTCGCCTGCTCGCCCGCTTCACTCTGTTCTAACCCGTGCCCGTCTTTCCGTCGCGTCGCTCGCTAGTGACCAAACCCAATCCGTCTCGCCGGGATGGACGCGGCGGCGGGCACCTCAATCCCGTCGAGGCGACCAGGGGGATTCGTCTTGTCCCGTGCGCCGTTTTGATTCATATTCCCGAATCCCAAATCTTCGTGCAAGGGTTCAGCTGAGCTGAGCTGAACCCCGGCGCCGAGTCCGTCCCTGTCCTGCATTGCGTGTTTGCTCAACAGGGCCGCGCTAGATGTTTCTAGGGCTTTGTTATACGTGTTTATGCTGTTGCTCTAACGGCTTCTTGCTATGGCTCTGCAGGGATTAGTGTCCGTCCCGACTCCAGTTCGGCCTGCCTTATTCACAAGGTAAAAACGACGGTATTGCCATCCTCTGTTTTCCACTTGTTACGACATAACCTTTGATATGGATGCCAGGTTGGAGCGCCGTCGAATTCTCTCCCTGGAGCGGTGGCTGTTCAGGTTCAAGGCCACCAGAACAGGGTCCGCAATGGCCAAGGTACAAATCCTTCTTGGACTAAGACTCTACATAGGTGAAGTATTATAGGGCTTCTAATAATTCTATTAGGTTCGTCTTATTCTATTAGGTCTTAGTGTAAAATCCTACTAGGAATAGAGCTTCTACTTgcatgaacagggtcttggtgggTACTATGTAGACAAGGGGTGGGGACCATTAGCATCAATCAAGCAAGCACAAAGGTCTCATCTTAGAAGCGCTCTAGAGGATTAGGTTAAGACAGTTCTATTGCACAAGGTTCTTGTATAGGACAAGAATAGGAGGGGCCTAGAGGATCAAGTAGAGCTGTGAGACTACTAGGTGTTTTATACAAGATTCGTCTACGCCGTCCTTAATACGGTGCAGGCTTATCCTTTTAAAGATCCGAGTGTTGCTGCACATAACTAGGGGTATCATATTCTAACAGCCTTTGGTATTTTCAGTCTTTCTTTTGTGCGCGTTGACATATTAAGAACCTCTATACCTGCAATGTAGTACACACTATTGGAACCACCTGTTTTCTGTACTTCCCACTGATTTTATTTATCTTAGTGGTTCTGAATTTGATCATTCTTAAAATTCTTGGCCTGCAAAAATTATGTCACTTCCTTGAATTGCATTGTTCCAACGAAACTGCCCTTAGAATTCCTCCTTGCTTGATGATGCTAACCATCTATGGTTGAATCACTATGGACATCACTAGGAATCTAATTGAACACATATTTTGTTCAATCTTGTTCTTTTCAATTTGGTGGACACTGGCTTATTCTCATCTATGGAGTATGGACCAACCATTTTAGGCAAAAAGGGTTGACTGAAAAAGCTTTTGGAAGGGTGGTCCTGTAATATTgttgttcttcatgaacttccctATGCAACAAAATAGCTTCTTACTGCTTGTAATAGGAAACTTTAGTGACTTAATATATTTTTGGAACTGCTATCTAGAAATCAGAATAGCAATTTTCTGTTACTATATGATAAATAACTCCTGTATCTTTGTGAAAATACACAGCTATCAGGTGTGCAATGGCAACTGGAAAAGagcagggtgcaatttccactGCTAGTAGTGGTGATCAAACCAAGGGTGGATTGCGTGGAAaattaaataaagttgttttagCTTACAGTGGTGGTTTGGATACTTCCGTTATTGTTCCATGGCTCAGGTACAGATATTCCTTATTTTAATTTGTCTTTTATGAAGCTTGAAGTCTACAATTATCTAACTTGTGCAAactgtattttttttgtttactaATTGAAGGGAGAACTATGGTTGTGAAGTCGTCTGTTTCACTGCTGATGTTGGCCAGGTTTGTAACCTTATATTATAGTTTGACCTATTCTTACCATACATAATGAAATTGCTGTACAATTCTACTGAAAGCTTTGTAATGTCTAGCCAACATATTCCTGTTTCTTTCCCTCCCATGTCTCTTTCTTATTTAGCACACTTGCATATTTTTTCATTCTTGTTGCATTTCTGTCAGGAGTTCCAAAACTAATGGTTTCTTCACTTGTTGTTTCTATGGCTTTGCATTGTCTTAATTTCTAAAGTTGTAAATCTTTTTATATTCTAATCTTCTAGAGATTGATTATTTTGTTTGGTTGTCAATATGTAGGTAGCGTCATAGTTTGGATTTTCTATCCATTTTCTTGTAGCTAACCATCTGTTTAAATACATTTACGTAGGGTGCCATTGAATTGGAAGGGTTAGAGAAGAAGGCAAAAGCCAGTGGTGCATGCCAGCTTGTTGTGAAGGACCTGAGAGAAGAATTTGTTAGTGAATATATATACCCCTGCCTGCGTGCAGGTGCAGTTTATGAAAGAAAGTATCTGCTTGGGACTTCGATGGCTAGGCCTGTTATTGCTAAGGTAAAATTAATACAGTAACTGCATCTTGTTATTGTATAATCACAAATAATCTGCATCATATAATTTCTTGAAAAGTAAATTTTGATATTGCATGTTCCCTTGAGATTTGATTGACGTCATGGCTGTAGTGTACTGTAAATGCACACGACAGAAGAAATATAATTTGAATTATAATCACTACTACAGCATCAAAGTTGCTCATGTAAACTTGATGTAACTTTGGTAGCCATTTACTCTTATGGTAGAATATATCAAATCTGTTCCAGTAGAACATGGTATGCTTCTTGGTATATATATAGGCTTGACAGTTTTTTTCTTTAATACATTGTTATCTCTTATTTGTTCCATTGGATTGGATGATCATCTTTATTTTGTTGATTTGATTTGCTAGTCCTGTAGAGTAGGTTGCTCAGCTGTTGTTTGGCATGGAATGATCTTTCAGTTAACCTATTATGAGTCTTATGGGCATCATGCAGTAGAACTAGTGGAACAAGAATATCATGGGTAGGGCGTGTTGTTTCGTATTTCACTATTTGTTTATTTAGTTGCAATAAAATATTTAATATGCTACAAATAATATGCTGAATGCTGCATATATTGTTTAGGATCTGTAGGTGGGGCTGCATTGGCAGCATTAATATGCTCTTATTCTTCTGGATGCCCCAAGTTTTATGGCCTAACTTAGGTATATTAAGAAATTGTATCTCCACTGCAGGCAATGGTTGATGTTGCCAAGGAAGTTGGTGCAGATGCAGTTGCCCATGGATGCACTGGGAAAGGCAATGATCAGGTAATGATGCTGTTAGCTTGAATATTAATATGGCCGGTCATCTTTTAATGCCACCCTATTCTGCAGGTTCGCTTTGAGCTTACGTTCTATGCTTTAAATCCTGAACTTAAAGTGGTGGCACCTTGGAGGGAGTGGGATATCACAGGACGTGAAGATGCTATTGAATATGCAAAGAAACATAATGTACCTGTTCCAGTTTCAAAGAAATCAATATACAGCCGAGATCGAAACTTGTGGCACCTTAGCCATGAGGTATTATCTATTTTCTTGTTTATTACTTCtagttttattttattaaagcaTTTTTGTGATTCATTATCTTTTCTTTACATGTAGACCAGAATCTTATTTTACCAGAATCTTATAAGATAGTCACTCCAACTTTTAAGCCAATATATGCAAAATGTCATATTAGTGTTATCGATTAATGTTCTGCATCTTTACCTTCTTGACGCCTTTAACCAAACAACATGAGCTTATCTTTGATGTCAGATGAACTGAATCATTCTCTATACATTGCAGGGTGACATCCTGGAGGACCCAGCAAATGAGCCAAAGGAAGATATGTATATGATGTCTGTTGCTCCGGAAAATGCACCCTCGGAACCTGAGTGAGTGATTAATGTTAAATCTTTTCGCTTATATATTTTTCATGTTTGCTGCAGTCTGTAGCATAGTTTACTGTGTATGCACAATTGAGCATTGACCCCATTTTACATAGACCATTATTGCACCTGGTATTCCAGAGTTGGATCCACCCAAGCAGGATTGGTCTGGAATTTGATATGATTAGTATAAACATAGGTTTTTCATTTGCACAGTGCATATGTACCAATGCTGTGATAGATTAATACTGAGGCGCATACATTCAGGTATCTGGAGATTGGTATCATTGCCGGTGTTCCTGTTTCAATCAATGGTCGAGACCTCTCACCAGCTTCCCTCCTCTCGGAGCTCAATGAAATCGGTGGAAAGCATGGGATTGGGCGTATCGACATGGTGGAAAACCGGCTGGTCGGCATGAAGTCACGTGGTGTGTATGAGACCCCCGGTGGCACCATCATGGCAGCCGCGGTGCGTGAGTTGGAGTCCTTGACTCTGGACAGGGAGACAATGCAGTGGAAGGACATCATTGCCCTTAAGTACGCTGAGCTGGTCTACGCAGGCCGCTGGTTTGACCCGCTTCGTCAGTCCTTTGACGCCTTCATGGAGAAGATTACCGCGACGACCACTGGTTCGGTGACCCTGAAGCTGTACAAGGGGTCGGTGAACGTCGCGTCCCGGAAGAGCCCCTACAGTCTGTACAGGGAAGATATCTCCTCGTTTGAGAATGGGGAGATCTACAACCAGGCTGACGCGGAGGGGTTCATCAGGCTGTATGGTCTACCGACACGGGTCCGGGCAATGCTGGAAAAGGGTATCTGAGTAGTTGTCTGGTTGATTGTTAGAAATAAAAATCTCTTTCATGGGAGTTTCCTAGTGATTGCAGACTGATGGGTATTTGATGGGATTGTGTTGTACACTTTCTTTGAGTTTGTCCCAATGTATTTGGGTGACAATTGAGTTTACCATGCCATGTTACCATCCGTTTATGCTATACAGTCCAATGCAAAATATTATGATTAATACATCAGCTGGTTTTCTTATTTCTTCCTTTTGATTGAGGCGACCACTCTGCGATTATCGATTGATGTGTTATAATGTTTGAGCGATGTCTATCCATGACTATTTGGGTTCAAACTGATATACACTGATAAATGCCCAGGAATTATGTTAGGAGATTATGGATTAAAACGGGGGCTTCTAGGAGGTTTAAGCACACTTAAGATGTCCGTGcgatgcaacgggagaaaaaaagctatcaaatctatatctatatctctattacctatatatatatatatatatacacgtaaTAATAAAGAGGCAACTATTTTTTTTGTCTGTCTTCCTCTAACTCCCAGATGATGGAGATGATGGAGAGTTTCTTTTATCtggacttatatatatataacctgtGCTCATACGAGTTAGAATAACTTACGTCTAAACCAATATGGAGTAGGAGCcctaatataaatagatttctcatatcctaagtattctaaataCAACTCTTAATAGTCAAATAGAAAAGGATAAGAATTACGTTCTTTATTTTTCTCTGCTTTCTTTATTTAGTTAGATGTTAATCGGAGGCAAAAGAAAAATCAAAGTTCTAATATGTAGTTCATTCTtcttctctaataataaaaaggcaaaattttttggttgtTTTAGATTTTTGTCGAGCCCAACTATTCGCTTGTTTCGGTTTAAAATTGGTTTAAACTCATGTTACGCTTCTGAGTTAGATTCACCCCGTAACCTTTTTTCCCCTAACCCAATTGGACCAAGAGTCCTCGTGCcataaacagaaaaaaaaagttaaaaatAATAGAAAACCATATCCGAACGAGAGGAGCATCGTTTAATTATTTTTTCGACCGGTAGACATATAAAGATACGGTGGACtaaaattttcacaattatatATTAGGAAAAGATAAGGTTTGAATTCCTCAAAATTTAAGCACGCTTTAAGGTTTGATTCctcattttttttgaaaggcaAAAATtcgaatatatttatttagttaGACCTACAGTATCGTTTCTCAAAGGGGAAAGAAACATACACGGGACATATCAGTAAAGTAAAAACACACATGAGAAAGAAACATGCACGGGACATATCAGTGAAGTAAAAACACACATGAAAAAGAAGTAAAAACAAAGAGTGAAATTGAAAAACAAAAAAGAGGGTTACTAGGGGGATATATAGGGCCCAGAAACAGGACTTGGACCCACCAACCCTTACACCTAGGCAGGGGCCAGCAAGGCATCAGTGCTTATGTTATGAAGGCCAAAGCACTGGCAGAAAGCCTTGAGACCACGAAACCATTCCTCGGACTAAGCCAAGTAAGGGTTTAGGGTTAAAACAGCACGTGGGACGTGCAGGTGATGCGTGGACACCTACCTAGGTATCATCTCACCCTCTGGTTGTTGGTCTTGCTTCTCAGCTCAGCAATATAAAGCAGTGAGTGTCACTGCGAGCCAGCGGTGTGGGACTAAAGATTTTCACTGCGCTAGTATCACCGCGGGTGGGGAGTAGAAATGGGCCTGCACATTGGACTCAGTCAGACCTCGACTTCTTGCTGACCTGCATTTAGGCCCACTTGCATTTAGCCTGCCACATCTGCAAAACACATGATCCACACCGGAGCGCAGCACAGATCGAACAATCTTCGCATTTAGACACACACATTGCTCcactcaaaaaaataaaaaaaatgcaaaacaCATAATCCACACCGGAGCACAGCACAGATTGAACAATCTTGCATTTAGACACACCGGATTTATTAAGATTCAACCCTTGTTATTTCTTGCTCCTCTGATCTTGTAACATAACATAACATAACAAATAGACTGAAATCTTATACATGAGCCGGAATCATAGGAGAAaacctatatatacatatacaaaAGGGAGGAACCATGGAGGTGATAGGACCAAGTCCTACTGGTCATCAAGCTTCCACACCTCATGGAGGAGCCTGTACCTCGCTGTGCTTGAGTTGCTGATCCGCTTCAGCTTTGCAAGCGGGTTCGATGAGGTGTTGGAGATGAAGGTAAGTGGGGAGCTCAGCTCATCAAGCTCGTCATCACTCGTGTTGGACTTGCGAAGGATGGTGGACCCGCTCTTCCTAGGATCACCGATGACGCTTAGTATTGCCCCAGATGCAGGGGCATTGTACAAAATTGGGGATGCGCTGCATGGGATCGACCGTATGCCCTTGTTAACCTCCAGGTGGTCCTATTAAAAGAGGAGATTTATGGCTCCCATGGTCAGATACCTTCCTTAATTTGCATTGAAATAGAGTAATTTCACTCAAACTGCAGATAAGTACACATGCTTCTTTTACTGTAGTTTACTTCCTGTGAAACTAGTAGCCTAATGGAAGATATACCTAAAATCTATATGTCATGGAAAAATGGTTATTATAAAAGTTTACAAATGTTAGCTGACACCCACCCTCAAAATTTCATATTTAGCATTAGAGAACTACTCCGTACTGCTTTTGAATTTTAGTAGTTGTGCTGGTGAATGAAAAAGATGCTGATATATTTGGAAAACGTGCTGAGTTGTATAAACTAGTTACAAATTTAAAAGGCATTAGGTCTCTGCAACATAGATTCCCACTCAGTAACAGCCTACCTTGTGTGTTTAATGCCAAATGGAATTGGGATGGGTTTTatatcccataaccacatgattgaCTCGACATCTAATGGTTTTGATGGAATGCAGGTAAACAGCAAATTAAGATCTTAAACTTTGAGTACATTTAGTGTACGAAGAGTTCAATAAACTAACCTCCAACTCTAATGCTTGAAGTAAAGAACCTTGAATGGGATCTGGACAAAATTCATCTGGTACAAAGACATCCAGGATGTTCTTGATGATTGATGAGCTAAAGGCAGGGCAAAGCTGTAAAACATGACGTGACAGtataagattttttttaaatgttTCAAATTGACAGGAAATAACATAAAATAGTTTATATCAGTAATAAGTCATTATAATATAGAGCACTCTTTTGAACAAGATGGGAGTTCATGCCTCTTTCCTGCTACTGGTATCCATGAGCACATCCTTGGGGAGCATTAGGAGATCACTCAGTGCATTCAGGTGATAGAATGGCTTTAGAGATTCACCAAAGCCATTTTCATCATCCCCATTCTCAGCTTCTGGATAGTCGTCCATATCCATGCCAAACAAGTCGGTAAGACATCTAGACCAGCTGCCAATCTAGAAGACGGAAGTGGGTCAATGGTCTTTGTACCAAGTGAGAATTAAGGGAGACAAAACATCCATTTGCAGTAAGTTGTGTGACCTCACAATAACTCAATAAGCATAGTTGTCATTTAACTCACAGCATTTTTCAGTTGGACCCCGGCACCGAAGCTGAATTTCCCAGATGGGATTGGGAGAACCTTAGGATCAGTTATTGGATCAGACATTGGGTCTGTTGGAATTTCATCATCTGATTCGCGCAAAATAGCATTGAACATTGCTACATCCAACCTAGCTATGCACTGCTCCATCACCTGTAGAAGGGAAATACTGTTGGAAATTAGAACAAGTCAAAGGGTTTTATACATAGTCTGTATTTCTTTTACTCTCAGAGCCtcaatcttgaatcaagatccAGTTGCATTGAGGAAGTCTTAAAATAAAGACATTTAAAATGCAATACGAAAATTTAAGTGTTAAGTTACACCTTCACCATACAGACCTAAGAAAGCAGCTGTAGCGTATGGCAAAGTGCTCACCAGCAATAAAAAACCAGCTGGCTACTGGTTGTACTCCCAGACCAGTAAGTATCGCACTGGCCAGTGTGATTCCAGACCAATTTTAATGCAATCTTAGTTCTGATAGTTATGAAATTCCAAAGTAACATTTTTTTGGGAGGAaaataaaattcaaaattggatACACAGGAAATCTTATATTCTTAGTAAAGAGTTTTTGGGATCTTCTTGCAGAGCTACCATTTACTCCAAAAAAGAATATGTAAATATACCATGGATAACTACAGTAATACTAGCTTCAAAAAACCTCAGATAAGTGAGTAACTATTTAAAAAGTATCTGACTGAGAATGAACAAGAAGTTACTAATCAATTATTTGGAGCTCACCAATTTGGTCAACATAGGCAGACATCCACACTCATGTCCAGCTGCCCTTACTGGGCAAAGCCTTTCTGACGCTTCCTTAAAGGCCTTCTTCCATATGTCCATTGATACGGTTGCTTGTTGCTGGTTGCCCACAACAGTAATTCTTCCATAGCTTTTCTTTGGATTTGGACTACTTTTCAAATCACCAGTTATATTGGCAGATTGCATATGTGGTGTGAATGTCTGCAAATCATGGTTTTTATGACATGTTCAACAAATTCCTATGAAGGAAGGGATAAAAGCAATCGGTAAGGGGAACAAACCTGCCACCAAAGGGTTTCAACAATTCGTGAAAATATCCATGATTCGATCTTCTTTAGTGCAGCTATAAATGTGTCAACATCTTCCCAGTTATCAAACTCAGGGGAAAGTAACTTTCCTTTCTTCCTATTAAGTGACTCCCACATTGATGCAGAGTTTTTCTTGTATGTTGTCTTGGAATTATAATCACCAGAACTGATGCTATTTACAGTGCCCGATTGCCTAGAAGTTTCCGTAACAATTGCTCGCAATACAACACAGTTTGACAACCAGAAACTCAACCTGATTAGAGAAAGACTATGTGAGCCTACAAATAAAGAAATACTTGAGTTTAAAATTACATTAATTACTGTTAAGTAAAACTACATTCTAGGTATGCCAAATGTTCTACCCTAAAAAAGTTATAGTTTCCTTAAAATACTGATGTTTGAGGGAATCTCAATTCTCAAGCACCTTGCAATGTcatatccacaagcttttgcaaCCAAAACCAGCCCAGAGGTTGCGTTTCTTGCTGCACTTCCCATCTTGTCTCTTAAACAGTTTTTAAGCGCATGCACAAAATGCCTGGAGAGCCTTCGTGCTGGTGTGTGAACCTTGTTTACTGAGCTACCATGTTCTGCAATTATTGAATAAAGGCCTACCTCAGCAGCTGCAGCTTCTCTTAGCTCGGCTTCAAGCAACTCAATTCTAAGTTCTAGTTCTCGAACTTTGTTGTCATTTCGATTATTTGAAATACGTATTGGCTCCTggacttgcaatccatcatcagcACTGACCTTATTCTCATGAGTAATTGCAATATCCTGGGAATCAACTTCTTTCACTTCTTCCTTTTGGGAATCAACTTTCTTATTTATGACACTTCCATTAACATCTGGAACTCTCATACTGAACCTCATATTCCTTGTTCTATCTGTATTTAAAGTGCTATAAGTTCTCTCCCCAAACTGTCTTTGGTTAGATTCAGTCATACCATACGCAAATGACATTTTACGACCACTTCTGAATGCATTGTGTGGTGGAAGAGACGGATTTTGTTCTCTGGGCAAATCTGATGAGAGAGACAGATTTGATGGATGGCCATTTTGCTTTTGTACTTGAATTGGAAACTTTTCAACTTCTTCACTCCTCACTTTCATACTGGATGATGTCGCTTCATGCTGAGAGTCCAACGATGAGCTAGTACCTTCATTACCAGCTAACCTGATATCCTTCCCCTAGCAAGTTCAAAGTAGGCTCAGATATGGAATTAGAGACAATGCCAAAATGTTGTGATTGGATACAATAAACATGGCGATGAACTACACTGTTACTATTTTTATTGGAGCTTGTAAGTGAAATTCCTACTTTATAATAGATAACATATTGTTTACTTGACAAGAATATAAGACAAATAACAGAACATtgataacaaaaggaaaaagaacaCGTGGAGTGTGAGCTCTTGTATTAACTATATCGGCAGCTATATCTTGCCTTGACAGGAACAATGTGTAAGTCCAAAAAACGAGTACATGATATAATAGCACTAACTTGGTAATGTAATGGAAACAACATAGTAGCAACAACTCACCCAAtattattactccctccattttttAATATGTGACGTCTAGGATAATACATGCCATATATTTAAAAGCAGAGGGAGTATCATGCTGTTTCTTCATGACAATTTGGAAAAGGAACCTTTTATTTAAAGTACGATAAACAGATGCAATAAGAGTGAATTACACATATACGATGGAGTTCTTTTACCTTGAGGGATGCCTGAGATCTACTGCTACCTGTGAGAGCAGTTCCACCCGAGTGGTACATGTATGGagttgcttcttcttcatcatcagtaAAGGAAGCAAACTCTGTATCTTCAGTATACTCCTCACTCATCGTTGCCGAGACAAATTCCTTTGAATCTTGATCAATTGACGCCTCTTTTGATAATGCATCTCTTGAAGAAACGCTTGAGTTATCTCCATCCAAAGGCTGGATTCGGAGGTAAACCATGGGTTGGGCATTGTTTTTGAAACTTCTCTTGGAACTGAGAGGCACAGGGACACTGGTGTCCTCATGAAACATTGCATGCTCTGCAAGGTCTAGTGTTGCAGTCCCCAAATGCTGGCCCTTGAGCTTATCCCTTCTCGGCTCATACAAGTTCAATTCAAGCAGGTTCTTCTGCCACTTTCCACTCTTGGATGACCCCTCCTTCTGGAAAACAGCCTGTAGATTTATGAACTCATTGAATTCAATCTTCCCTGCTGCGGAACCTGACCCAATTGAAGGCGCAACAGTGCTCGTCTTCCCTGAATTGCGCTCGCCATTTTCCCAGAAGAGTACTACAGAGCGCAAAGACTTCAGGGATTCAGAAGGGGGCCATGGGCTGATTTCTTGGATGAGAATATTGAAATCCACATGGAAGGCAGAATCCTTCCTTGTCTTGGTTCGGAGGCCAAGCACCATTGTTGCAGTACTGGGTACAGACTGAGcttactggatgaagaagaaacctCTCAACTTATGTGATTCACTCCGAACAGAAGAAATCAGACGATGACATTGGAAGCGAAGTCCCTGCATTCAGTAAGGCAGTGATTAAGAGCAGTTAATGATTAAGATCATGTACATGGAGTCCTAAGATGCTTATCCAATTAAGTATTGCTAGTAGAAGTCAAGAGGCAAGTTTATAAGCACCTATCAACAATTAAAGAATTCACCAGAAAGTAAATTTATTGCAATGATGGAGGATATAAGAATTTAAGTCAATCATTGCACAAGTGCAACTCATATCATCCACATCTGCGTTGTAAAGATATCGACTAATCAAATGCGATGATGCACAAAAAGGAACGAAAATAAACAATAATAGTGGGATAGCAAGATGATCGTAGTGGGGCTGCAGTGAGCGGAAAAATGTCCTTAAAATGCAAAACTTTTAGCAAAAAGAACAAGGTGGCGTAAAACCCAAACAAAACGGACGCATTAGCCGATGAAGCAAAGGGAGATGATACATTAACTAGAACCGAACAAAACTAGGGAAAATGCTAGCGGCAGCACGAGATCTGAGAGAAGAGATGACTTTGACCGGACTGGACTGAGACTAACCAATGAAGCATCCAGAACATGGGAAGCACCAGCCCCATAACAGAGGCAAAGAAACCAGAGAGCGTGTTGCATTAAATCCAGTCCAGCTGATCTTCAAGAACAGCCCTTATAAAGTGAGCCTGAGCCATCAAGGAACCAGTTTATGGAGAGAAAAAAGGGAGCATTGGGTGAAGAAAAAGCAAAAACTTTACCCACATTAACAACGAAAAAGAAAGATGCAGTACTGCTAGTGCTAGCAAAGCAAAACAGCCAAGCAACAACCCAAGAGGACTCAGTACGGGAATTACAATGAATGCCGATTAAACTCTAAATCAGCACAAGCAAGTTAGGACAACCAAAATGG from Sorghum bicolor cultivar BTx623 chromosome 8, Sorghum_bicolor_NCBIv3, whole genome shotgun sequence encodes:
- the LOC8086129 gene encoding argininosuccinate synthase, chloroplastic, yielding MASAGFPSRIAGISVRPDSSSACLIHKVGAPSNSLPGAVAVQVQGHQNRVRNGQAIRCAMATGKEQGAISTASSGDQTKGGLRGKLNKVVLAYSGGLDTSVIVPWLRENYGCEVVCFTADVGQGAIELEGLEKKAKASGACQLVVKDLREEFVSEYIYPCLRAGAVYERKYLLGTSMARPVIAKAMVDVAKEVGADAVAHGCTGKGNDQVRFELTFYALNPELKVVAPWREWDITGREDAIEYAKKHNVPVPVSKKSIYSRDRNLWHLSHEGDILEDPANEPKEDMYMMSVAPENAPSEPEYLEIGIIAGVPVSINGRDLSPASLLSELNEIGGKHGIGRIDMVENRLVGMKSRGVYETPGGTIMAAAVRELESLTLDRETMQWKDIIALKYAELVYAGRWFDPLRQSFDAFMEKITATTTGSVTLKLYKGSVNVASRKSPYSLYREDISSFENGEIYNQADAEGFIRLYGLPTRVRAMLEKGI
- the LOC110429782 gene encoding uncharacterized protein LOC110429782 — translated: MVLGLRTKTRKDSAFHVDFNILIQEISPWPPSESLKSLRSVVLFWENGERNSGKTSTVAPSIGSGSAAGKIEFNEFINLQAVFQKEGSSKSGKWQKNLLELNLYEPRRDKLKGQHLGTATLDLAEHAMFHEDTSVPVPLSSKRSFKNNAQPMVYLRIQPLDGDNSSVSSRDALSKEASIDQDSKEFVSATMSEEYTEDTEFASFTDDEEEATPYMYHSGGTALTGSSRSQASLKGKDIRLAGNEGTSSSLDSQHEATSSSMKVRSEEVEKFPIQVQKQNGHPSNLSLSSDLPREQNPSLPPHNAFRSGRKMSFAYGMTESNQRQFGERTYSTLNTDRTRNMRFSMRVPDVNGSVINKKVDSQKEEVKEVDSQDIAITHENKVSADDGLQVQEPIRISNNRNDNKVRELELRIELLEAELREAAAAEVGLYSIIAEHGSSVNKVHTPARRLSRHFVHALKNCLRDKMGSAARNATSGLVLVAKACGYDIARLSFWLSNCVVLRAIVTETSRQSGTVNSISSGDYNSKTTYKKNSASMWESLNRKKGKLLSPEFDNWEDVDTFIAALKKIESWIFSRIVETLWWQTFTPHMQSANITGDLKSSPNPKKSYGRITVVGNQQQATVSMDIWKKAFKEASERLCPVRAAGHECGCLPMLTKLVMEQCIARLDVAMFNAILRESDDEIPTDPMSDPITDPKVLPIPSGKFSFGAGVQLKNAIGSWSRCLTDLFGMDMDDYPEAENGDDENGFGESLKPFYHLNALSDLLMLPKDVLMDTSSRKELCPAFSSSIIKNILDVFVPDEFCPDPIQGSLLQALELEDHLEVNKGIRSIPCSASPILYNAPASGAILSVIGDPRKSGSTILRKSNTSDDELDELSSPLTFISNTSSNPLAKLKRISNSSTARYRLLHEVWKLDDQ